A part of Apodemus sylvaticus chromosome 19, mApoSyl1.1, whole genome shotgun sequence genomic DNA contains:
- the LOC127669872 gene encoding zinc finger CCCH domain-containing protein 11A-like, with protein sequence MPNQGDDCYFYFYSTCFKGDSCPFRHCEAALGNETVCTLWQEGRCFRRVCRFRHMEIDKKRSEIPCYWENQPTGCRKLNCAFHHSRSRYVDGLVLPPSKNVLPTVPESQEEKEVKASWFTVQQNKLFAQSNPFPQLPSVMKVGSSKKVPTPTHPPVVINVADDDDESSEEEDESKTPALQPTPDVHNGLPVASACKSGVSLKEDECLNFGIKTLEEMKSKKMKEKSKKNFLGGSSALHQPQPNLGPEKENVWTVVRTATLSSNQEEPLVRPSLTERLGKRKRSACGDRDPPLERSFAQRLGEKMEAPETNIDKAPKKKRVWKAGEIHGKTLEELLLERACRNHGELQTQLKTEEPSGADDSPSGRKSSSVWFKTFSEVLAEEKRRQQERQRFVSERDTSCFMRTEDTKLKKTVSLRTVAVSQGQPKEPAGRARSLQEVHVNTLEAIKLEKALRMQQSSENCGNSWPQAEASPAAKRLFRTIRRSGPKVEKKLKFCGDATCQSAVTKKMEANETSPETVSDPPKRPVNRCDTVKEKPTQRQQERGASLKEKPALSSVVTVPSVNTQHLAKWLPRGSSQKGEVETSGTGDSVLNVKCAVQTLEERNEAKAKANMKPSVVKVVSAPKLASKRKAVEMLSTSIALVKPFSSSSVLQERPAKKAAVAVVPHVSEEKSVTVSETEKPKDNSVLSSAQASLEPLLPEGPGPSSSQMATEPCWQSSAATGKPTCSEEDEFEKLTRKVAGGVSEAEIDLDLEKDGDGLLLELLEMTDWSNCGGERGP encoded by the coding sequence ATGCCTAATCAGGGAGACGACTGCTATTTTTACTTCTATTCTACATGCTTCAAAGGCGACAGCTGCCCATTCCGTCATTGTGAGGCCGCACTAGGAAATGAAACTGTTTGCACCCTGTGGCAAGAAGGTCGCTGTTTCCGAAGGGTGTGCAGATTCCGCCACATGGAAATTGACAAAAAGCGAAGTGAAATTCCTTGTTATTGGGAAAATCAGCCAACAGGATGTCGAAAGCTAAATTGCGCTTTCCATCACAGCAGAAGCCGTTATGTTGATGGACTGGTCCTACCTCCAAGCAAAAATGTGTTACCCACTGTGCCTGAgtcacaagaagaaaaagaagtaaaggcTAGCTGGTTCACGGTTCAACAGAACAAATTGTTTGCTCAGTCTAACCCGTTCCCTCAGCTGCCGAGTGTAATGAAAGTAGGGAGTTCCAAAAAGGTTCCCACGCCCACACATCCGCCTGTTGTGATCAATGttgcagatgatgatgatgagtcttctgaggaggaggatgaaagcAAAACACCTGCCCTGCAACCAACTCCTGATGTCCATAATGGATTACCAGTGGCTTCTGCCTGCAAATCTGGAGTCAGTTTAAAGGAGGATGAATGTTTGAATTTTGGAATAAAAACTCTTGaggaaatgaaatcaaagaaaatgaaggaaaaatccaagaaaaaCTTCTTGGGAGGTTCCAGTGCTTTACACCAGCCTCAGCCTAATCTAGGCCCTGAGAAGGAGAATGTTTGGACTGTGGTGAGGACGGCAACTCTATCAAGCAATCAAGAAGAGCCCTTAGTTAGACCGAGTCTCACTGAGAGACTGGGGAAACGGAAACGTTCAGCATGTGGTGACCGTGATCCCCCCTTAGAGCGAAGCTTTGCACAGAGGCTGGGTGAAAAAATGGAAGCACCAGAAACTAACATTGATAAAGCaccaaagaaaaagagagttTGGAAAGCTGGCGAGATCCATGGGAAGACACTGGAAGAACTGCTTCTTGAAAGAGCCTGTCGGAACCATGGAGAACTGCAAACTCAACTGAAGACAGAAGAACCTTCAGGAGCTGATGATTCTCCATCAGGAAGAAAAAGTTCTTCAGTGTGGTTCAAAACCTTCTCTGAGGTCCTGGCTGAAGAGAAACGTCGGCAGCAGGAAAGGCAAAGATTTGTATCTGAAAGGGATACGAGTTGCTTCATGCGAACAGAAGATACTAAACTGAAAAAGACAGTGAGTCTGCGGACTGTTGCAGTTAGCCAAGGACAGCCCAAGGAGCCTGCAGGAAGAGCCAGGTCTCTGCAGGAGGTGCACGTTAATACGCTAGAAGCAATTAAACTGGAGAAGGCCCTGAGGATGCAGCAAAGTTCTGAGAATTGTGGCAACTCCTGGCCTCAAGCTGAGGCTTCCCCAGCGGCAAAGAGGCTGTTCCGCACCATCAGGAGATCAGGCCCAAAAGTAGAGAAAAAACTTAAATTCTGTGGTGATGCTACTTGTCAGAGCGCTGTGACGAAGAAGATGGAGGCGAATGAGACTTCACCTGAGACCGTAAGTGATCCCCCAAAACGTCCAGTCAACAGATGTGACACAGTTAAAGAGAAGCCCACACAGAGACAGCAGGAGAGAGGAGCGTCACTAAAGGAGAAACCAGCCTTGTCATCAGTGGTCACTGTTCCCTCTGTCAACACTCAGCACCTGGCAAAATGGCTCCCCAGGGGGTCATCCCAGAAAGGGGAGGTAGAAACCTCTGGAACTGGGGACTCAGTACTTAATGTGAAATGTGCAGTACAGACTttagaagaaaggaatgaagccaAAGCCAAAGCAAATATGAAGCCATCTGTGGTCAAAGTTGTCTCAGCTCCCAAACTGGCTTCCAAACGCAAAGCTGTGGAGATGCTCTCTACCTCCATCGCATTGGTGAAGCCATTCAGCTCCAGCAGCGTCCTGCAGGAAAGACCCGCCAAGAAAGCAGCCGTGGCTGTTGTCCCACACGTCTCCGAGGAGAAATCCGTCACCGTGTCTGAGACAGAAAAACCGAAAGACAATTCTGTGCTGTCTTCCGCCCAAGCTTCTTTAGAACCCTTGCTCCCAGAAGGACCTGGCCCTTCCTCATCCCAGATGGCAACAGAACCGTGCTGGCAGAGCTCTGCCGCGACCGGAAAGCCTACATGCTCTGAGGAAGATGAGTTTGAGAAACTAACACGGAAAGTTGCAGGGGGCGTATCAGAAGCTGAGATTGACTTGGATCTTGAGAAAGATGGAGATGGTCTTCTGCTTGAGCTCTTGGAGATGACTGATTGGTCAAACTGCGGGGGAGAACGAGGACCTTGA